A part of Melittangium boletus DSM 14713 genomic DNA contains:
- a CDS encoding ATP-binding protein: protein MERSERPGGSGGEAPEAAAEWALHASNRLLRALTEVQTEFIQNRVVRGVFDKLLTVLLELTGSEYGFIGEAAATADGAPYLRTRAITNIAWTDELRALYDREAPRGFVGVEFRNLHNLFGAVLVTGQMVMTNAADKDPRRGGLPPGHPPLRAFLGLPFHSATELVGMVGLANRPGGYDADVVAFLQPVLTTCCAILLGLRSEARREQAEAEQRRSAESFRALIEGSPEAIFVHREGRLLFTNSAAVRLLGHADSASLERRPLTDFVQPEDAELLGESSKDEGPREVRFRHRLDLRVLGEVSTVSLVFDGQPALVSTARDITGRRQEQEQLRATERMVSLGTLAAGVAHEINNPLSYLLSNLRFVDEELTSMRETGEGLAGERGREVREALQEALAGSHRVRDIVRDLKTFSRDGEDQLAQVDVRGVLDSCVNMAWSEIRHRARLEKDYGEVPLLEANASRLGQIFLNLLVNAAHAIAHGNRDGNSIHVSTRHEEGLVVVAIRDSGVGIPEEHLSKLFSPFFTTKPVGEGTGLGLSICHNLIMTMGGRITVDSHVGKGTTFRVFLPVKRPSGIAR, encoded by the coding sequence ATGGAGCGGTCCGAGAGGCCTGGGGGCAGCGGAGGGGAAGCGCCGGAAGCGGCGGCGGAGTGGGCGTTGCACGCGAGCAACCGGCTCCTGCGGGCCCTCACCGAGGTCCAGACGGAGTTCATCCAGAACCGTGTCGTGCGCGGGGTGTTCGACAAGCTGTTGACGGTGCTCCTCGAGTTGACGGGCAGTGAATACGGCTTCATCGGCGAGGCGGCCGCCACGGCCGATGGCGCGCCCTACCTGCGCACGCGCGCCATCACCAACATCGCCTGGACGGACGAACTGCGGGCGCTCTATGACCGCGAGGCGCCCCGGGGCTTCGTGGGGGTGGAGTTCCGCAACCTCCACAACCTCTTCGGCGCCGTCCTGGTGACGGGCCAGATGGTGATGACCAACGCCGCGGACAAGGATCCTCGCCGGGGAGGCCTTCCACCGGGCCATCCGCCCCTGCGCGCCTTCCTGGGTCTGCCCTTCCACTCGGCCACGGAGCTGGTGGGCATGGTGGGCCTGGCCAACCGGCCCGGGGGCTATGACGCGGACGTGGTCGCGTTCCTCCAGCCGGTGCTGACCACGTGTTGCGCCATCCTCCTGGGCCTGCGCAGCGAGGCACGGCGGGAGCAGGCGGAGGCGGAGCAGCGGCGTTCGGCCGAGAGCTTCCGCGCCCTCATCGAGGGCTCGCCAGAAGCCATCTTCGTGCACCGCGAGGGCCGGTTGCTCTTCACCAACTCCGCCGCCGTGCGGCTGCTGGGCCATGCCGACAGCGCGTCGTTGGAGAGACGGCCGCTCACGGACTTCGTCCAGCCAGAAGACGCGGAACTGCTCGGCGAGTCCTCCAAGGACGAGGGCCCGCGCGAGGTGCGCTTCCGCCACCGGTTGGACCTGCGGGTGCTGGGCGAGGTGAGCACGGTCTCGCTCGTCTTCGACGGGCAGCCCGCCCTGGTGTCCACCGCGCGTGACATCACCGGCCGCCGTCAGGAACAGGAGCAGTTGCGCGCCACCGAGCGCATGGTGTCCCTGGGAACGCTCGCCGCGGGCGTGGCCCACGAAATCAACAACCCCTTGTCCTATCTCCTGAGCAACCTGCGCTTCGTGGACGAGGAGTTGACGTCCATGCGGGAGACGGGGGAGGGGCTCGCGGGCGAGCGGGGGCGGGAAGTGCGCGAGGCCCTCCAGGAAGCGCTCGCGGGCAGCCACCGGGTGCGCGACATCGTGCGCGACCTGAAGACGTTCTCGCGCGACGGGGAGGATCAGCTCGCGCAGGTGGATGTGCGCGGCGTGCTCGACTCGTGCGTGAACATGGCCTGGAGTGAAATCCGGCACCGCGCGCGTCTGGAGAAGGACTACGGCGAGGTGCCGCTCCTGGAGGCCAATGCCTCTCGCCTGGGGCAGATCTTCCTCAACCTGCTCGTCAACGCCGCGCACGCCATTGCGCACGGCAATCGGGACGGCAACAGCATCCACGTCTCCACCCGCCATGAGGAAGGCCTGGTGGTGGTGGCGATCCGCGACAGCGGCGTGGGCATTCCCGAGGAGCACCTGAGCAAGCTGTTCAGTCCCTTCTTCACCACGAAGCCCGTGGGCGAGGGCACGGGCCTGGGGCTGTCCATCTGCCACAACCTCATCATGACCATGGGGGGACGCATCACCGTGGACAGCCACGTGGGGAAGGGGACCACCTTCCGCGTCTTCCTGCCCGTCAAACGTCCCTCGGGCATCGCGCGCTGA
- a CDS encoding right-handed parallel beta-helix repeat-containing protein gives MRIRRLLKVVSPVALVGVLASGSGALASADEGVFPSELSMSATATTPAFSRVLWVSASGQDTAEGSESKPFRTVAKALSQVKPGEAIFIKAGTYSERLRLDEKGGSSSRYLTLMAAPGAKPVFKGGTGSRTPLLDVRGAYWRIEGLTFDAAGDKAFAAFWRGSGAHHGILRACTLKNGTEGAGVYVAEKAQDVLIEGNSISNFRRSGDDSHGVCVQTNSRNVIVRANDIHHNSGDGVQCLGPEGGATEAGTPFDNLLVEDNELHENQENGADIKTCTRVTLRGNRIWGHRRTSSSAGEGIVVHVAARDVTIEENEVRDNDRGIQIGGERVGAPPTHIVLRRNRVFNGSNTDGGDGSGIRVDTAIDVKVFHNTVWNMPAYGLIVGNGESGPSQDVQVRNNILGACSAAAVRAGTSRQGMSFDGNLYTSLTGAAVLRNNNSYLGLSAWRSATGWDAHAMEKSPVFFASSVEDFWLSVSSPARDTGVSVGEAYCGKGPDIGARESDC, from the coding sequence ATGCGCATCCGTCGTCTGCTGAAGGTCGTCTCACCCGTGGCCCTCGTGGGTGTTCTCGCCTCGGGTTCCGGAGCTCTTGCTTCCGCTGACGAGGGGGTCTTCCCCTCGGAACTGTCCATGTCCGCCACCGCGACGACCCCGGCGTTCTCCCGCGTCCTCTGGGTGTCTGCCTCGGGGCAGGACACCGCCGAGGGCAGCGAGTCCAAGCCCTTCCGCACCGTGGCCAAGGCGCTGTCGCAGGTGAAGCCGGGCGAGGCCATCTTCATCAAGGCGGGGACGTATTCCGAGCGGTTGCGGCTCGACGAGAAGGGCGGCTCCTCCAGCCGCTACCTCACGCTCATGGCCGCGCCGGGCGCGAAGCCCGTCTTCAAGGGCGGCACGGGCAGCCGCACGCCGTTGTTGGACGTGCGCGGCGCGTACTGGCGCATCGAGGGCCTTACCTTCGACGCGGCGGGGGACAAGGCCTTCGCCGCCTTCTGGCGCGGCTCGGGGGCGCACCACGGCATCCTGCGCGCCTGCACGCTCAAGAACGGCACCGAGGGCGCGGGCGTCTACGTCGCCGAGAAGGCCCAGGACGTGCTCATCGAGGGCAACAGCATCAGCAACTTCCGGCGCTCGGGGGATGACAGCCACGGCGTCTGCGTGCAGACGAATTCCAGGAACGTGATCGTCCGCGCCAATGACATCCATCACAACTCGGGGGATGGCGTGCAATGCCTGGGGCCCGAGGGCGGCGCCACGGAGGCCGGGACGCCCTTCGACAACCTGCTCGTCGAGGACAATGAGCTGCACGAGAACCAGGAGAACGGCGCGGACATCAAGACGTGCACCCGGGTGACGCTCAGGGGCAATCGCATCTGGGGCCACCGCCGCACGTCCTCGTCGGCGGGGGAGGGCATCGTGGTGCACGTGGCCGCGCGAGACGTCACGATCGAGGAGAACGAGGTGCGTGACAACGACCGGGGCATCCAGATTGGCGGTGAGCGCGTGGGCGCGCCACCCACCCACATCGTCCTGCGGCGCAACCGCGTGTTCAACGGCTCCAACACGGACGGTGGTGACGGCTCGGGCATCCGCGTGGACACCGCCATCGACGTGAAGGTGTTCCACAACACCGTGTGGAACATGCCCGCCTATGGCCTCATCGTGGGCAACGGGGAGTCCGGGCCCAGCCAGGATGTGCAGGTGCGCAACAACATCCTCGGGGCCTGCTCGGCCGCGGCGGTGCGCGCGGGCACGAGCCGCCAGGGCATGTCCTTCGACGGGAACCTCTACACCTCGCTCACGGGCGCGGCCGTGCTGCGCAACAACAACAGCTACCTGGGCCTGTCCGCCTGGCGCTCGGCCACCGGCTGGGACGCACACGCCATGGAGAAGAGCCCGGTGTTCTTCGCCTCCAGCGTCGAGGACTTCTGGCTCTCGGTCTCCTCTCCGGCGCGGGACACGGGCGTGTCCGTGGGAGAGGCCTACTGTGGCAAGGGCCCGGACATCGGCGCGCGCGAGTCCGACTGCTGA
- a CDS encoding cytochrome P450 — translation MSSVMPLMEEDRNLLSPENLANPLPLYEELRENEPVHWSPRVNAWFLTRHEDVLACFRDPRMSADRLKFFEHQIQGLDPDTIREFMETSRNQMVMRVGAEHIRLRRQTGAGFTPPRLDAMCPSIHRTMKQLLDRVYEQGRMNLAQDISYPLPTRVIADLLGVPAEDRERFQRWADMLADFAAPAAGACMLDAARRANQAMVEMKDYFLPLIEQRREHPTPDTLSLMVQAQEQGQMTPGELVANAILLLFAGHTTTTDQLSNCVHDLLAHPEQLQLLRRRPELLRTAVDESLRFHPAVPFVFRVAVEDVALRGRLIRRGDVVFLGMAAANRDPRAFRDPDRFDITRDNSHPRHLSFGFGAHHCMGAGLARREMETGVSMLLERMPRLRLDESRPTRLKCHSLNFRGFEVLPVRW, via the coding sequence ATGTCGAGTGTCATGCCGTTGATGGAGGAGGATCGCAACCTCCTCAGTCCCGAGAACCTGGCCAATCCCCTTCCGCTCTACGAGGAGCTGCGGGAGAACGAGCCCGTGCACTGGTCGCCGCGGGTGAACGCCTGGTTCCTCACCCGGCACGAGGATGTGCTGGCGTGCTTCCGGGATCCCCGGATGAGCGCGGACCGCTTGAAGTTCTTCGAGCATCAGATCCAGGGATTGGATCCGGACACCATCCGGGAGTTCATGGAAACCTCGCGCAACCAGATGGTGATGCGCGTGGGCGCGGAGCACATCCGGCTGCGCCGGCAGACCGGGGCGGGTTTCACCCCCCCGCGGTTGGACGCGATGTGCCCCTCCATCCACCGCACCATGAAGCAGCTCCTGGATCGCGTCTATGAGCAGGGACGGATGAACCTGGCCCAGGACATCTCCTACCCCCTGCCCACCCGCGTCATCGCGGATCTCCTGGGCGTTCCCGCCGAGGATCGCGAGCGCTTCCAGCGCTGGGCGGACATGCTCGCGGACTTCGCCGCGCCCGCCGCTGGCGCCTGCATGCTGGACGCGGCGCGCCGGGCCAACCAGGCCATGGTGGAGATGAAGGACTACTTCCTGCCCCTCATCGAGCAGCGGCGCGAGCACCCCACCCCGGACACGCTCAGCCTGATGGTCCAGGCGCAGGAACAGGGTCAGATGACACCGGGGGAGCTGGTGGCCAACGCCATCCTCCTGTTGTTCGCCGGACACACCACCACCACGGATCAACTCAGCAACTGCGTGCATGATCTGCTCGCCCACCCGGAACAGCTCCAGTTGCTGCGCCGCAGGCCGGAGCTGCTGCGCACCGCGGTGGACGAGAGCCTGCGCTTCCACCCCGCCGTCCCCTTCGTGTTCCGCGTCGCCGTGGAGGACGTGGCGCTGCGCGGGAGGCTCATCCGCCGGGGCGACGTGGTGTTCCTCGGCATGGCGGCCGCCAACCGGGATCCCCGGGCCTTCCGCGATCCGGACCGCTTCGACATCACCCGGGACAACAGCCACCCCCGCCACCTGTCCTTCGGGTTCGGGGCCCACCACTGCATGGGCGCGGGGCTCGCCCGCCGGGAGATGGAGACGGGGGTGTCCATGCTGCTCGAGCGCATGCCCAGGCTGCGTCTGGACGAGTCCCGGCCCACGCGCCTCAAGTGCCACAGCCTCAACTTCCGAGGCTTCGAGGTGCTGCCCGTGCGCTGGTGA
- a CDS encoding CBS domain-containing protein produces MAKLIRDIMTRDVEVIGPNDTLRDAARKMRDLDVGPIPVCDGQRVQGMITDRDIVVRAVAGDLDPARTAVADIMTKGIEYCFDDDLAEEVLERMEEQQLRRFIVVNRDKKLVGIVALGDLAGSESGQRVGKALEGISEPSGHA; encoded by the coding sequence ATGGCGAAATTGATCCGTGACATCATGACGCGCGATGTGGAAGTCATTGGTCCGAACGACACCCTGCGAGACGCGGCCCGGAAGATGCGCGATCTGGACGTGGGCCCCATTCCCGTCTGCGATGGCCAGCGCGTGCAGGGAATGATCACCGACCGTGACATCGTGGTGCGCGCTGTCGCCGGGGACCTGGATCCGGCCCGGACGGCCGTGGCCGACATCATGACCAAGGGAATCGAATACTGCTTCGATGACGACCTGGCCGAGGAAGTGCTCGAGCGCATGGAAGAGCAGCAGTTGCGCCGCTTCATCGTGGTGAACCGTGACAAGAAGCTCGTGGGCATCGTGGCGTTGGGCGACCTGGCGGGCTCGGAGAGTGGGCAACGCGTGGGGAAGGCGCTCGAGGGAATTTCCGAGCCCTCCGGCCACGCATGA
- a CDS encoding trehalase family glycosidase produces the protein MSVTPAPLSVATASARLAFESLMALDMDGDGRLTQRDAGLAREAGLRFAVDLELGPGVRLELAGAERLSHAADVLAEVVLDGRGDEPGLPVERLLETRTAALKGLLDRGWDGLVRRSNRAVDLKKALEVMPVKDPEGRARVYVPVRDRQALKKLRAESRRVGGLEMVPLHRPRSPEDWTALMRAPGMLYLPRPYIVPGGRFVQMFGWDSYFNARGALSSGRLELARDMLENQLYEIEHYGKIPNSNLSYHLSRTQPPLLPRLALALHQKRSDRRLLKRVARVAEQEWEEVFRTGPRATPSGLSRYQDDAEGPDAEDLSHFYAGTRPDDAHFYRHDRAIRESGWDMCHRFGTATHHHEPVCLNSLLFQYEQDLAALWRHAEGEGSTRATRYARAARARARTMRARFWDGERGLFFDHDFVAGRRSTYECLATFYPLWTGWASREEATRVAAALPRFLHDGGLTASSRASREAAGGENLQWDYPFGWAPHQVIAVEGLRRYGFHAEADAVAYRWLSMVLDIAGSHNGLIKEKYDVVSRSADVSVEYGNQGADRGELLAPRAERTLGFAWTNASVLLLLEGLSPGLREALDAGIPADRVLGPRNQGGPGIPRKKRIARIAA, from the coding sequence GTGAGCGTGACGCCGGCCCCGCTGTCCGTCGCCACCGCCTCGGCGCGTCTCGCCTTCGAGTCCTTGATGGCCCTGGACATGGATGGCGATGGCCGGCTCACGCAGCGCGACGCGGGACTCGCGCGGGAGGCGGGCCTGCGCTTCGCGGTGGATCTGGAGCTGGGTCCCGGGGTGCGCCTGGAGCTGGCCGGCGCGGAGCGCCTGTCGCACGCGGCGGACGTGCTCGCCGAGGTGGTGCTCGACGGGCGGGGGGATGAGCCCGGACTGCCCGTGGAACGGCTGCTGGAGACGCGCACCGCGGCCCTCAAGGGGCTGCTCGACCGGGGCTGGGACGGACTCGTGCGGCGCTCGAACCGGGCGGTGGATCTCAAGAAGGCGCTCGAGGTGATGCCGGTGAAGGATCCCGAGGGCAGGGCGCGCGTGTACGTGCCCGTGCGCGACCGCCAGGCCCTCAAGAAGCTGCGCGCGGAGAGCCGGCGCGTGGGCGGCCTGGAGATGGTGCCCCTGCACCGGCCGCGGAGCCCCGAGGACTGGACGGCGCTCATGCGCGCCCCGGGCATGCTCTACCTGCCCAGGCCGTACATCGTCCCGGGTGGCCGCTTCGTGCAGATGTTTGGCTGGGACAGCTACTTCAACGCCCGGGGCGCGCTGTCCTCCGGCCGGCTCGAGCTCGCGCGGGACATGCTGGAGAACCAGCTCTACGAGATCGAGCACTACGGGAAGATCCCCAACTCCAACCTGAGCTACCACCTGTCGCGCACCCAGCCGCCGCTCTTGCCGCGGCTCGCCCTGGCGCTGCACCAGAAGCGCTCGGATCGGCGGTTGCTCAAGCGTGTGGCCCGGGTGGCCGAGCAGGAATGGGAAGAGGTGTTCCGCACGGGGCCTCGCGCCACTCCGAGCGGCCTGTCGCGCTACCAGGACGACGCCGAGGGGCCCGACGCCGAGGATCTGTCCCATTTCTACGCGGGCACGCGGCCAGACGACGCGCACTTCTACCGCCATGACCGGGCCATCCGCGAGAGCGGCTGGGACATGTGCCACCGCTTCGGCACCGCCACCCACCACCACGAGCCGGTGTGCCTCAACTCGCTCCTGTTCCAGTACGAGCAGGACCTGGCCGCGCTCTGGCGCCACGCGGAGGGGGAGGGCAGCACGCGCGCCACCCGTTACGCGCGGGCGGCCCGGGCCCGGGCCCGCACCATGCGCGCGCGCTTCTGGGATGGCGAGCGGGGCCTCTTCTTCGACCATGACTTCGTGGCCGGGCGCCGCTCGACCTATGAGTGCCTCGCCACCTTCTATCCGCTGTGGACGGGCTGGGCGAGCCGCGAGGAGGCCACGCGCGTGGCCGCCGCGCTCCCGCGCTTCCTGCACGACGGCGGCCTGACGGCGAGCAGCCGCGCGTCCCGCGAGGCCGCGGGCGGAGAGAACCTGCAGTGGGATTACCCCTTCGGGTGGGCGCCGCATCAGGTCATCGCCGTGGAGGGCTTGCGCCGCTACGGCTTCCACGCCGAGGCGGATGCGGTGGCCTATCGCTGGTTGTCCATGGTGCTGGACATCGCCGGGAGCCACAACGGACTCATCAAGGAGAAGTATGACGTGGTGAGCCGTTCCGCCGACGTGTCCGTGGAGTACGGCAACCAGGGCGCGGATCGTGGCGAGCTCCTGGCGCCCCGGGCCGAGCGCACGCTGGGCTTCGCGTGGACGAACGCCTCGGTGCTGCTGCTGCTCGAGGGCCTGTCGCCGGGCCTGCGCGAGGCGCTCGACGCGGGCATCCCCGCGGACCGCGTGCTGGGCCCCAGGAACCAGGGAGGACCGGGTATTCCCAGGAAGAAGAGGATAGCGCGGATCGCCGCCTGA
- a CDS encoding carbohydrate-binding module family 20 domain-containing protein, with protein MRRGVLKTLGCALALGMASQAQAGVYVHLFEWRWPDVARECETFLGPKGYTAVQVSPPNEHVTGEAWWTRYQPVSYKLESRGGTRAQFIDMVKRCNAVGVGIYADLVINHTASLSNGGVGTGGTSWTPRSHPMYSSADYHSPICTITNYQDAGNVQKCDLSGLPDLNTGSSYVQQTIANYINDLTTIGVKGYRVDAAKHMAPGDVGGIRGRMTGSPYVFQEVIDLGGEAVKASQYFSYGAVTEFKYSANIGAQFKAGQLKNLTNFGESWGFMSSNYAVVFTDNHDNQRGHGAGGANILTYKDGALYTLANVFMLGWPYGYPQVMSSYAFTNTDAGPPGSAVHNGTSVNCFGSAWQCEHRWREIANMVRFRAVTEGAGVSRWWDNGNNQVAFARTGKGFVVINREGGTLTRTFATGLPAGNYCNIIAGDATNGSCSGGSITVDSGGNASFSVPAMTAAAIHVGALGTGGTTPPPSGNVTVNFTCTNGTTYLGQSVYVVGNHASLGNWAPASAVKLNPTSYPTWTGALSLPANTSLEWKCLKREEGNPANGIQWQSGANTAYRTPASGSGSTSAGF; from the coding sequence ATGAGACGTGGTGTCCTCAAGACGCTGGGATGCGCGCTGGCCCTGGGTATGGCGAGCCAGGCCCAGGCGGGTGTCTATGTCCACCTGTTCGAGTGGCGCTGGCCCGACGTGGCGCGCGAGTGCGAGACGTTCCTCGGGCCCAAGGGCTACACCGCGGTGCAGGTGTCGCCGCCCAACGAGCACGTCACCGGCGAAGCGTGGTGGACCCGTTATCAGCCCGTCAGCTACAAGCTCGAGTCGCGCGGCGGCACGCGGGCGCAGTTCATCGACATGGTGAAGCGCTGCAACGCCGTGGGGGTGGGCATCTACGCCGACCTCGTCATCAACCACACGGCGTCCCTGAGCAACGGCGGCGTGGGCACCGGCGGCACGTCGTGGACGCCCCGCAGCCACCCGATGTACTCGTCCGCCGACTACCACTCGCCCATCTGCACCATCACCAACTATCAGGACGCGGGCAACGTGCAGAAGTGCGACCTGAGCGGCCTGCCGGACCTGAACACGGGCTCGAGCTACGTGCAGCAGACGATCGCCAACTACATCAACGATCTCACGACCATTGGCGTGAAGGGCTACCGGGTGGACGCCGCCAAGCACATGGCTCCGGGCGACGTGGGCGGCATCCGGGGCCGCATGACGGGCTCGCCTTACGTCTTCCAGGAGGTCATCGACCTGGGGGGCGAGGCGGTCAAGGCGAGCCAGTATTTCAGCTACGGCGCGGTGACCGAGTTCAAGTACAGCGCCAACATCGGCGCCCAGTTCAAGGCGGGTCAGCTCAAGAACCTGACCAACTTCGGCGAGAGCTGGGGCTTCATGTCCAGCAACTACGCCGTGGTGTTCACCGACAACCACGACAACCAGCGCGGCCACGGCGCGGGCGGCGCCAACATCCTCACCTACAAGGACGGCGCGCTCTACACCCTGGCCAACGTCTTCATGCTGGGCTGGCCGTATGGCTACCCGCAGGTGATGTCCAGCTACGCCTTCACCAACACGGACGCGGGCCCGCCGGGCTCGGCCGTGCACAACGGCACCAGCGTCAACTGCTTCGGCAGCGCGTGGCAGTGCGAACACCGCTGGCGGGAGATCGCCAACATGGTGCGCTTCCGCGCGGTGACCGAGGGCGCTGGCGTGTCCAGGTGGTGGGACAACGGCAACAACCAGGTGGCCTTCGCCCGCACCGGCAAGGGCTTCGTGGTCATCAACCGCGAGGGCGGCACGCTCACCCGCACCTTCGCCACCGGCCTGCCCGCGGGCAACTACTGCAACATCATCGCCGGGGACGCCACCAACGGAAGCTGCTCGGGAGGGAGCATCACGGTGGACAGCGGCGGCAACGCGTCCTTCTCCGTGCCCGCGATGACGGCGGCCGCCATCCACGTCGGCGCGCTCGGTACGGGCGGCACGACGCCTCCTCCCTCGGGCAACGTCACCGTCAACTTCACCTGCACCAACGGCACGACGTACCTGGGGCAGAGCGTCTACGTCGTCGGCAACCACGCCTCCCTGGGCAACTGGGCTCCCGCCAGCGCCGTGAAGCTCAACCCCACCAGCTACCCCACCTGGACGGGAGCCCTCTCCCTTCCCGCCAACACCTCCCTCGAGTGGAAGTGCCTCAAGCGCGAGGAGGGCAACCCCGCCAACGGCATCCAGTGGCAGTCGGGCGCCAATACCGCGTACAGGACGCCCGCGTCGGGCTCCGGCTCCACCTCGGCGGGTTTCTAG
- a CDS encoding tyrosinase family protein: MKQTALTSTRKSFLEPIPATTNVTVRKSVYDLTGSEVAALRKAFAQLQAITDNRGYQYIAGLHGLPEYYCPHGNLSFLIWHRPYLLMFEQALQAVEPGIALPYWDWTSERTQREGIPQIFADATYTDADSGQEVPNPLFQAAISYTNPNNWTRTFRDLGAASLLSSLKPFVEQANRVTNYDRFSPDLEQPHNGLHGWVGGTMSTVPYSAFDPIFWVHHCFIEKLFCDWQDRTGAVLSTSIAGQVLAPFNKTTDSVWNYRELGYRYAPEGENLGASARAQALENAQPAPAQVATFELSKVPDGFEVGLLHFVKTQHPVKSFEVRVFFNEASPTAQTPTRGNPRYAGSLFTFGHDGCTGGPGHCKVPDVPEDASHFVVLRPEHHLTPRRLVLDVSKALRELKESAGASMLEIQLVLVDPKGNELPQEELDFELLTLEAV; this comes from the coding sequence ATGAAACAGACCGCTCTGACAAGCACGCGCAAGAGCTTCCTCGAACCCATCCCGGCCACGACCAACGTCACCGTCCGCAAGAGCGTCTATGACTTGACGGGCTCGGAGGTCGCGGCGCTCAGGAAGGCCTTCGCCCAGCTGCAAGCCATTACCGACAACCGGGGCTATCAATACATCGCCGGCCTGCACGGGCTGCCCGAATACTATTGCCCCCACGGCAACCTGTCCTTCCTCATCTGGCACCGGCCCTACCTGCTCATGTTCGAGCAGGCCCTCCAGGCGGTGGAACCGGGCATCGCCCTGCCCTACTGGGACTGGACGTCCGAGCGCACCCAACGCGAGGGCATTCCGCAGATCTTCGCCGACGCGACCTATACCGACGCGGACTCGGGCCAGGAGGTGCCCAACCCACTCTTCCAGGCGGCCATCAGCTACACCAACCCGAACAACTGGACGCGGACATTCCGTGACCTCGGGGCGGCTTCGTTGCTGAGCAGTCTCAAGCCATTCGTCGAGCAGGCCAACCGCGTCACGAACTACGATCGGTTCTCTCCCGACCTGGAGCAGCCTCACAACGGGCTCCATGGGTGGGTGGGTGGCACCATGAGCACGGTGCCCTACTCCGCGTTCGATCCGATCTTCTGGGTTCATCATTGCTTCATCGAGAAGCTGTTCTGCGATTGGCAGGACCGCACCGGGGCGGTCCTCTCCACGAGCATCGCCGGACAGGTGCTCGCGCCCTTCAACAAGACCACGGACTCCGTGTGGAACTACCGGGAGCTGGGCTACCGCTATGCGCCCGAGGGAGAGAACCTGGGGGCATCGGCGAGGGCCCAGGCGCTGGAGAACGCGCAGCCCGCGCCCGCCCAGGTGGCCACCTTCGAGCTGTCCAAGGTCCCGGACGGGTTCGAGGTGGGCCTGCTCCACTTCGTGAAGACGCAGCACCCCGTCAAGAGCTTCGAGGTGCGCGTCTTCTTCAACGAGGCCTCGCCCACGGCCCAGACGCCCACGCGGGGCAACCCCCGGTACGCCGGCTCCCTCTTCACCTTCGGCCACGATGGCTGCACGGGAGGGCCAGGCCACTGCAAGGTCCCCGATGTCCCCGAGGATGCTTCCCACTTCGTCGTGCTCCGCCCCGAGCACCACCTGACGCCCCGGCGGCTGGTCCTCGACGTGAGCAAGGCGCTGCGCGAACTCAAGGAGAGCGCGGGCGCTTCAATGCTCGAGATTCAGTTGGTCCTCGTGGACCCCAAGGGCAACGAACTCCCGCAGGAGGAGCTGGACTTCGAGCTGCTGACCCTGGAGGCCGTCTGA